A DNA window from Jaculus jaculus isolate mJacJac1 chromosome 1, mJacJac1.mat.Y.cur, whole genome shotgun sequence contains the following coding sequences:
- the Tln1 gene encoding talin-1 isoform X2, which yields MVALSLKISIGNVVKTMQFEPSTMVYDACRMIRERIPEALAGPPSDFGLFLSDDDPKKGIWLEAGKALDYYMLRNGDTMEYRKKQRPLKIRMLDGAVKTIMVDDSKTVTDMLMTICARIGITNHDEYSLVRELMEEKKDEGTGTLRKDKTLLRDEKKMEKLKQKLHTDDELNWLDHGRTLREQGVEEHETLLLRRKFFYSDQNVDSRDPVQLNLLYVQARDDILNGSHPVSFDKACEFAGFQCQIQFGPHNEQKHKAGFLDLKDFLPKEYVKQKGERKIFQAHKNCGQMSEIEAKVRYVKLARSLKTYGVSFFLVKEKMKGKNKLVPRLLGITKECVMRVDEKTKEVIQEWSLTNIKRWAASPKSFTLDFGDYQDGYYSVQTTEGEQIAQLIAGYIDIILKKKKSKDHFGLEGDEESTMLEDSVSPKKSTVLQQQYNRVGKVEHGSVALPAIMRSGASGPENFQVGSMPPAQQQITSGQMHRGHMPPLTSAQQALTGTINSSMQAVQAAQATLDDFDTLPPLGQDAASKAWRKNKMDESKHEIHSQVDAITAGTASVVNLTAGDPAETDYTAVGCAVTTISSNLTEMSRGVKLLAALLEDEGGNGRPLLQAAKGLAGAVSELLRSAQPASAEPRQNLLQAAGNVGQASGELLQQIGESDTDPHFQDVLMQLAKAVASAAAALVLKAKSVAQRTEDSGLQTQVIAAATQCALSTSQLVACTKVVAPTISSPVCQEQLVEAGRLVAKAVEGCVSASQAATEDGQLLRGVGAAATAVTQALNELLQHVKAHATGAGPAGRYDQATDTILTVTENIFSSMGDAGEMVRQARILAQATSDLVNAIKADAEGESDLENSRKLLSAAKILADATAKMVEAAKGAAAHPDSEEQQQRLREAAEGLRMATNAAAQNAIKKKLVQRLEHAAKQAAASATQTIAAAQHAASTPKASAGPQPLLVQSCKAVAEQIPLLVQGVRGSQAQPDSPSAQLALIAASQSFLQPGGKMVAAAKASVPTIQDQASAMQLSQCAKNLGTALAELRTAAQKAQEACGPLEMDSALSVVQNLERDLQEVKAAARDGKLKPLPGETMEKCAQDLGNSTKAVSSAIAQLLGEVAQGNENYAGIAARDVAGGLRSLAQAARGVAALTSDPAVQAIVLDTASDVLDKASSLIEEAKKAASHPGDPESQQRLAQVAKAVTQALNRCVSCLPGQRDVDNALRAVGDASKRLLSDSLPPSTGTFQEAQSRLNEAAAGLNQAATELVQASRGTPQDLARASGRFGQDFSTFLEAGVEMAGQAPSQEDRAQVVSNLKGISMSSSKLLLAAKALSTDPASPNLKSQLAAAARAVTDSINQLITMCTQQAPGQKECDNALRELETVRELLENPVQPINDMSYFGCLDSVMENSKVLGEAMTGISQNAKNGNLPEFGEAIATASKALCGFTEAAAQAAYLVGVSDPNSQAGQQGLVEPTQFARANQAIQMACQSLGEPGCTQAQVLSAATIVAKHTSALCNSCRLASARTANPTAKRQFVQSAKEVANSTANLVKTIKALDGAFTEENRAQCRAATAPLLEAVDNLSAFASNPEFSSIPAQISPEGRAAMEPIVISAKTMLESAGGLIQTARALAVNPRDPPRWSVLAGHSRTVSDSIKKLITSMRDNAPGQLECETAIAALNSCLRDLDQASLAAVSQQLAPREGISQEALHTQMLTAVQEISHLIEPLASAARAEASQLGHKVSQMAQYFEPLTLAAVGAASKTLSHPQQMALLDQTKTLAESALQLLYTAKEAGGNPKQAAHTQEALEEAVQMMTEAVEDLTTTLNEAASAAGVVGGMVDSITQAINQLDEGPMGEPEGTFVDYQTTMVRTAKAIAVTVQEMVTKSNTSPEELGPLANQLTSDYGRLASQAKPAAVAAENEEIGAHIKHRVQELGHGCAALVTKAGALQCSPSDVYTKKELIECARRVSEKVSHVLAALQAGNRGTQACITAASAVSGIIADLDTTIMFATAGTLNREGSETFADHREGILKTAKVLVEDTKVLVQNAAGSQEKLAQAAQSSVATITRLADVVKLGAASLGAEDPETQVVLINAVKDVAKALGDLISATKAAAGKVGDDPAVWQLKNSAKVMVTNVTSLLKTVKAVEDEATKGTRALEATTEHIRQELAVFCSPEPPAKTSTPEDFIRMTKGITMATAKAVAAGNSCRQEDVIATANLSRRAIADMLRACKEAAFHPEVAPEVRLRALHFGRECANGYLELLDHVLLTLQKPNPELKQQLTGHSKRVAGSVTELIQAAEAMKGTEWVDPEDPTVIAENELLGAAAAIEAAAKKLEQLKPRAKPKEADESLNFEEQILEAAKSIAAATSALVKAASAAQRELVAQGKVGAIPANALDDGQWSQGLISAARMVAAATNNLCEAANAAVQGHASQEKLISSAKQVAASTAQLLVACKVKADQDSEAMKRLQAAGNAVKRASDNLVKAAQKAAAFEDQENETVVVKEKMVGGIAQIIAAQEEMLRKERELEEARKKLAQIRQQQYKFLPSELRDEH from the exons ATGGTTGCGCTTTCGCTGAAGATCAGCATTGGGAATGTGGTGAAGACAATGCAGTTCGAGCCATCCACCATGGTGTATGATGCCTGCCGCATGATTCGAGAGCGGATcccagaggccctggctggccCTC CCAGCGACTTTGGTCTGTTTCTGTCAGATGATGACCCCAAAAAGGGCATATGGTTAGAGGCTGGGAAAGCTTTGGATTACTACATGCTCCGAAATGGG GACACCATGGAGTACCGGAAGAAACAGAGACCCCTGAAGATCCGCATGCTCGACGGAGCTGTGAAGACTATCATGGTGGATGATTCCAAGACTGTCACTGACATGCTCATGACCATCTGTGCCCGTATTG GCATCACCAACCATGATGAATATTCACTAGTTCGAGAGCTGATGGAAGAGAAAAAAGATGAGGGGACAGGGACCTTACGAAAAGACAAGACCTTGCTGCGAGATGAAAAGAAGATGGAGAAACTAAAGCAGAAATTGCACACAGATGACGAGT TGAACTGGCTGGACCATGGCCGGACACTGAGGGAGCAGGGAGTAGAAGAGCATGAGACACTGCTGCTGCGGAGAAAGTTCTTCTACTCAGACCAGAATGTGGATTCCCGAGACCCTGTACAGCTGAATCTCCTTTACGTACAG GCACGAGATGACATCTTGAATGGCTCCCATCCTGTCTCCTTTGACAAGGCCTGTGAATTTGCTGGTTTCCAATGCCAGATCCAGTTTGGACCCCACAATGAGCAGAAGCATAAGGCTGGTTTCCTCGA CCTGAAGGACTTCCTGCCCAAGGAGTATGTGAAGCAGAAGGGAGAGCGTAAGATCTTCCAG GCACACAAGAATTGtgggcagatgagtgagattGAGGCCAAGGTACGTTATGTGAAGCTGGCCCGTTCCCTCAAGACCTACGGCGTGTCCTTCTTTCTGGTCAAG gaaaagatgaaaggaaagaaTAAGCTAGTGCCCAGGCTTCTGGGCATCACTAAGGAGTGTGTGATGCGTGTGGATGAGAAAACCAAGGAGGTGATCCAGGAGTGGAGCCTCACCAACATCAAACGCTGGGCTGCCTCTCCCAAGAGCTTTACTCTG GACTTTGGCGATTATCAGGATGGCTACTACTCAGTACAAACTACTGAGGGTGAGCAGATTGCACAACTCATTGCAGGCTACATTGATATCATCCTTAAGAAG aaaAAAAGCAAGGACCATTTTGGGCTGGAAGGAGATGAAGAGTCTACTATGCTGGAGGACTCAGTGTCTCCCAAAAA GTCAACAGTACTTCAACAGCAGTATAACCGAGTGGGAAAAGTGGAGCATGGTTCTGTGGCCTTGCCTGCTATCATGCGCTCTGGAGCCTCTGGTCCTGAAAATTTCCAAGTAGGCAGCATGCCACCTGCCCAGCAGCAGATCACTAGTGGCCAGATGCACCGAGGACACATGCCTCCTTTG ACGTCAGCTCAACAGGCCCTCACTGGAACCATTAACTCCAGCATGCAGGCTGTGCAAGCTGCCCAGGCCACTCTGGATGACTTTGACACTCTGCCCCCTCTTGGCCAGGATGCT gCCTCTAAGGCCTGGCGTAAGAACAAGATGGATGAATCAAAGCATGAGATCCACTCTCAGGTAGATGCTATCACAGCTGGTACAGCCTCCGTTGTGAACCTGACAGCAG GGGACCCTGCAGAAACGGACTATACCGCAGTTGGCTGTGCAGTCACCACAATCTCCTCCAACTTGACGGAGATGTCCCGTGGAGTGAAGCTCCTGGCCGCCCTGCTGGAAGATGAAGGCGGCAATGGCCGGCCCCTTCTGCAGGCAGCAAAAGGCCTTGCAGGGGCAGTGTCAGAACTGTTACGCAGTGCCCAACCAGCCAGTGCTGAG CCCCGTCAGAACCTGCTGCAAGCAGCTGGGAACGTGGGCCAGGCCAGTGGGGAGCTGTTGCAGCAAATTGGGGAAAGTGACACCGACCCCCACTTCCAG GATGTTCTAATGCAGCTAGCCAAGGCAGTGGCAAGTGCTGCAGCTGCGCTGGTCCTCAAGGCCAAGAGTGTGGCCCAGCGCACAGAGGACTCAGGCCTTCAGACCCAGGTTATTGCTGCAGCCACACAGTGTGCTCTGTCCACCTCCCAGCTGGTAGCTTGTACTAAG GTAGTTGCACCTACAATCAGCTCTCCTGTCtgtcaagagcagctggtggaggCTGGACGACTAGTGGCCAAAGCTGTAGAGGgctgtgtgtctgcctcccaagcagcCACAGAAGATGGGCAGCTGTTAAGAGGTGTAGGAGCAGCAGCCACAGCTGTTACCCAGGCCCTGAATGAGCTGCTACAGCATGTGAAAGCCCATGCCACAGGGGCTGGACCTGCTGGCCGTTATGACCAGGCCACTGACACCATCCTTACTGTCACTGAGAATATCTTCAGCTCCATGGGTGATGCTG GGGAGATGGTGCGACAGGCCCGCATCCTAGCCCAAGCCACGTCAGACCTGGTTAATGCCATCAAGGCAGATGCTGAAGGGGAGAGTGACCTGGAGAACTCTCGAAAGCTCCTGAGTGCTGCCAAGATCCTGGCTGATGCCACAGCCAAGATGGTGGAGGCTGCCAAG GGTGCAGCTGCTCACCCCGACAgtgaggagcagcagcagcggctacgtGAGGCAGCTGAGGGACTTCGCATGGCCACCAATGCAGCTGCACAGAATGCCATTAAGAAAAAGCTGGTCCAGCGCCTAGAG CATGCAGCCAAGCAGGCTGCGGCCTCAGCTACACAGACCATTGCTGCAGCCCAGCACGCAGCCTCCACCCCCAAGGCCTCAGCGGGCCCCCAGCCCTTGCTTGTGCAGAGCTGTAAG GCTGTGGCAGAGCAGATTCCACTGCTGGTGCAGGGTGTCCGAGGGAGTCAAGCTCAGCCTGACAGTCCTAGCGCTCAGCTAGCCCTCATCGCTGCCAGCCAGAGCTTCCTACAG CCAGGAGGGAAGATGGTGGCGGCTGCAAAGGCCTCAGTGCCAACAATTCAGGACCAGGCTTCAGCCATGCAGCTAAGTCAGTGTGCTAAGAACCTGGGTACTGCACTGGCTGAACTCCGTACTGCTGCCCAGAAG GCTCAGGAAGCATGTGGGCCTTTGGAGATGGATTCTGCATTGAGTGTGGTACAGAATCTAGAAAGAGACTTGCAGGAAGTGAAGGCAGCAGCTCGAGATGGCAAGCTTAAACCCTTACCTGGTGAAACA ATGGAGAAGTGTGCCCAGGACCTTGGCAACAGTACCAAAGCAGTGAGCTCTGCCATTGCCCAGCTGctgggagaggtggctcagggcAATGAGAATTATGCAG GCATAGCAGCTCGGGACGTGGCAGGTGGGCTGCGGTCACTGGCCCAGGCTGCTAGGGGTGTAGCTGCCCTAACATCAGATCCTGCAGTGCAGGCCATTGTGCTCGACACAGCCAGTGATGTACTGGACAAGGCCAGTAGCCTCATTGAGGAGGCCAAAAAGGCAGCTAGCCATCCAGGGGACCCAGAGAGCCAGCAGCGGCTTGCTCAG GTGGCTAAAGCAGTGACCCAGGCACTAAACCGCTGTGTCAGCTGCCTGCCTGGCCAGCGAGATGTGGATAATGCCCTGAGAGCAGTTGGAGATGCCAGCAAGCGACTCTTGAGTGACTCG CTTCCTCCCAGCACTGGAACATTTCAAGAAGCTCAGAGCCGATTGAACGAAGCTGCTGCTGGATTGAATCAGGCAGCCACAGAACTGGTGCAGGCCTCCCGAGGAACCCCTCAGGACCTAGCTCGGGCCTCGGGTCGATTTGGACAGGACTTTAGCACTTTCCTGGAAGCTGGTGTGGAGATGGCAGGACAAGCCCCG AGCCAGGAGGACCGAGCCCAGGTTGTGTCCAACTTGAAGGGTATATCTATGTCATCAAGCAAACTTCTTCTGGCTGCTAAGGCCCTATCTACTGATCCTGCTTCCCCTAACCTCAAGAGTCAGCTCGCTGCAGCTGCCAG ggCAGTGACTGACAGTATCAACCAGCTCATTACCATGTGCACCCAGCAAGCACCTGGCCAGAAGGAGTGTGACAATGCTCTGCGGGAACTGGAG ACAGTCCGGGAACTCCTAGAGAACCCAGTTCAACCCATCAATGATATGTCCTACTTTGGTTGCCTAGACAGTGTCATGGAGAACTCAAAG GTGCTGGGTGAGGCCATGACTGGCATCTCTCAAAATGCCAAGAATGGAAACCTGCCAGAGTTTGGAGAGGCCATTGCCACAGCCTCCAAGGCCCTCTGTGGCTTCACCGAGGCAGCTGCACAG GCGGCGTATTTGGTTGGTGTCTCTGACCCCAACAGCCAAGCGGGGCAGCAAGGGCTGGTGGAGCCCACACAATTTGCCCGTGCAAACCAGGCAATTCAAATGGCCTGTCAGAGTTTGGGGGAGCCTGGCTGTACGCAGGCCCAG GTACTATCTGCAGCCACCATTGTGGCCAAACACACCTCTGCACTATGTAACAGCTGCCGCCTGGCTTCTGCCCGAACTGCCAATCCTACTGCCAAGCGCCAGTTTGTACAATCAGCCAAGGAGGTGGCCAACAGCACAGCCAATCTTGTCAAGACCATCAAG GCACTAGATGGGGCTTTCACTGAGGAGAACCGTGCCCAGTGCAGGGCAGCTACAGCGCCTCTGCTGGAGGCTGTGGACAATCTGAGTGCCTTTGCATCCAATCCTGAGTTCTCCAGCATCCCTGCTCAAATCAGCCCTGAG GGCCGAGCTGCCATGGAGCCTATTGTAATTTCTGCTAAGACAATGTTGGAGAGTGCTGGGGGTCTCATACAGACAGCTCGAGCCCTTGCAGTCAATCCTCGAGACCCCCCACGCTGGTCAGTGCTGGCTGGCCACTCCCGAACTGTCTCAGACTCCATCAAGAAACTTATTACAAGCATGAG GGACAATGCCCCAGGGCAGCTGGAGTGCGAGACAGCCATTGCAGCTCTGAACAGCTGTCTGCGGGACCTGGACCAAGCTTCTCTTGCTGCAGTCAGCCAGCAGCTTGCTCCCCGTGAGGGAATCTCTCAAGAG GCCTTGCACACTCAGATGCTCACTGCAGTGCAGGAAATCTCCCATCTCATTGAGCCACTGGCCAGTGCTGCCCGAGCTGAAGCCTCCCAGCTGGGACACAAG GTATCCCAAATGGCCCAGTACTTTGAGCCACTCACCCTGGCTGCAGTGGGTGCTGCTTCCAAGACCCTGAGCCACCCACAGCAGATGGCACTTCTGGACCAGACTAAAACGTTGGCAGAGTCTGCCCTGCAATTGCTGTATACTGCCAAGGAGGCTGGTGGTAATCCCAAG CAAGCAGCACACACTCAGGAAGCGCTGGAGGAAGCTGTGCAGATGATGACAGAGGCTGTGGAGGACCTGACAACAACCCTCAATGAGGCGGCCAGTGCTGCAGGGGTCGTTGGTGGTATGGTGGATTCCATTACCCAGGCCATCAATCAG TTAGATGAAGGACCAATGGGTGAGCCAGAAGGCACATTTGTGGATTACCAAACAACCATGGTGCGGACAGCCAAGGCCATTGCTGTCACTGTTCAGGAGATG GTAACCAAGTCAAATACCAGTCCTGAGGAGCTGGGCCCTCTTGCCAACCAGCTGACCAGTGACTATGGCAGACTGGCCTCACAGGCCAAGCCTGCAGCTGTGGCTGCTGAAAATGAAGAG ATAGGTGCCCACATTAAACACCGAGTACAGGAGCTGGGCCATGGCTGCGCTGCTTTGGTCACCAAGGCAGGCGCCTTGCAATGTAGCCCAAGTGATGTCTACACCAAAAAGGAGCTCATAGAGTGTGCCCGGAGGGTGTCTGAGAAG GTCTCCCATGTCCTGGCTGCGCTCCAGGCTGGGAATCGTGGCACCCAGGCCTGCATTACAGCAGCCAGTGCTGTGTCTGGTATCATTGCTGACCTGGACACCACCATCATGTTTGCAACTGCTGGCACACTCAACCGTGAGGGCTCCGAAACTTTTGCTGACCACCG GGAGGGCATTTTGAAGACAGCAAAGGTGCTGGTGGAGGACACCAAGGTTCTAGTACAGAATGCAGCTGGGAGCCAGGAGAAGTTGGCACAGGCCGCTCAGTCCTCAGTGGCCACCATCACCCGTCTCGCTGATGTGGTCAAGCTCGGTGCAGCCAGCCTGGGAGCTGAGGACCCTGAGACTCAG GTGGTGCTGATCAATGCAGTGAAGGATGTAGCCAAGGCCTTAGGAGACCTCATCAGTGCAACAAAAGCTGCTGCTGGCAAAGTTGGGGATGACCCTGCAGTGTGGCAGCTCAAGAACTCTGCCAAG GTAATGGTGACCAATGTGACATCATTGCTTAAGACAGTGAAAGCTGTGGAAGATGAGGCCACCAAAGGCACACGAGCTCTGGAGGCAACCACAGAACACATACGCCAGGAACTGGCG GTTTTCTGTTCTCCAGAGCCACCTGCCAAGACCTCTACCCCAGAAGATTTCATCCGAATGACGAAGGGTATCACTATGGCAACAGCcaaagctgttgctgctggcaATTCCTGTCGACAGGAAGATGTTATTGCCACAGCCAATCTGAGCCGCCGTGCTATTGCAGATATGCTTCGGGCTTGCAAG GAAGCAGCTTTCCACCCAGAAGTGGCCCCTGAAGTACGGCTTCGAGCCCTGCACTTTGGCCGAGAATGTGCCAATGGCTACCTGGAACTGCTGGACCATGTGCTGCTG ACTCTGCAGAAGCCAAACCCAGAATTAAAACAACAATTGACGGGACACTCAAAGCGGGTTGCTGGCTCAGTCACTGAGCTCATCCAGGCTGCTGAGGCCATGAAGG GAACAGAATGGGTGGATCCAGAGGACCCCACAGTCATTGCTGAGAATGAGCTTCTGGGAGCTGCAGCTGCCATTGAGGCTGCAGCCAAAAAGCTCGAGCAGCTGAAGCCCCGGGCCAAACCCAAG GAGGCAGATGAGTCCTTGAACTTTGAGGAGCAGATACTCGAAGCTGCCAAGTCCATTGCAGCAGCCACCAGTGCACTGGTAAAGGCTGCATCAGCTGCCCAGAGGGAACTGGTGGCCCAAGGAAAG GTGGGCGCCATTCCAGCCAATGCACTGGATGATGGGCAGTGGTCCCAGGGCCTCATTTCTGCT GCCCGGATGGTGGCTGCAGCTACCAACAATCTGTGTGAGGCAGCTAATGCAGCTGTCCAGGGCCATGCCAGCCAGGAGAAGCTCATTTCCTCAGCCAAGCAGGTAGCTGCATCCACAGCCCAGCTCTTGGTGGCCTGCAAGGTCAAGGCTGACCAGGACTCTGAGGCAATGAAACGGCTTCAG GCTGCTGGCAATGCAGTGAAGCGAGCCTCAGATAACCTGGTGAAGGCAGCACAGAAGGCTGCAGCCTTCGAGGACCAGGAGAACGAGACAGTGGTGGTAAAGGAGAAGATGGTCGGGGGCATTGCCCAG ATCATTGCAGCACAGGAAGAGATGCTACGGAAGGAACGAGAGCTGGAGGAGGcgcggaagaagctggcccagaTCCGGCAGCAGCAGTACAAGTTTCTGCCTTCGGAGCTTCGAGATGAGCACTAG